tccaagtctgacttgaaagatggaaccggatcaataaggcctacgtattccctacgaatattagagggaagcaaattaaacaatgaaggagcccgagaaagaagagatgtggacttcattgttttagctagcctggattctcgaagacttgaaggtgctctcaaaacgcacattaagcctctacggtcactagaattgaccctaaaccctgggttgggacaaagctcatggatacttttgaaaacgtacaatatcagatacctttcgtaccttctctgaacactgtacagtcccaacttttctggtctctcccaatatgagagctctctcaatcctgtgatgttcctagtgaaacatccttgggcttgttcgaccttttgaaaacctgctgaacacattggagcccaaatgggtaaagtatattcaagatgtggctggacaatcgacttgtacagagttagcatcgtgatacttaactggacttaaacgtgcgatatatccaaccacatgtttgaaaagccttacccaccttcaactggatatgctcatcgaactttccattactttggaggactacacctagatctttcatagatgagacttgatcaatatctttatctccattatctacgagtggattaattaaaggagttgacacaaatgtcattgagcggaacttcattccattcagggccatattactctcagttacctaagagtagattcgatctaagccctttgcaaggctacttgaatcttgcccattcctaccagaaactaactttgtatcgtcagcataagaagagagactggcagtaatactaagcttttgaagcggggcaacgaatattataaacaggaggggccctaagatcgaaccctggggaacacctgacttgacatgaTGTATGTCACTAcgggatccctcaaccttaaccaattgctccctaccagaaatgaaacttttcaaccacttgagaaccttgccttggatcccaatgtcatgaaatttattcatcaaaaagccatgatctaccttgccaaaggccttggcaaaatcaagatagacaacatcaactgattcatggctctttagtccctcaatgacttgctcattatgatcaatcagttgggtaaccgtgctaaaatgtgctcggaacccgtgctggctaggaggaagaacttcatgaatatcaagaaattcaacaagtttgaacttcatgatcttctcaaataccttggcaatattcgaagtgagagaaatcggtctatagttactggggagcgacttatctccccctttaaaaattggaacaacatgagctagctttagtgaagatggaaacttgccctgatccaagatgcaacgcatcaagtacgtgaaaacaggagcgagaaccagtgagcatcaGTGATTATAGCAAGTAgctataatcaatggccaatgttcatatttgaacttgaacttagccagaccgacccttttggccggttttactctagacCACGCCGGGTTTGGAGTAATGGTCGActctatctcaagaacataatgatctgacagattactaggcaTCACATGGACGTACTAcatcagatcagggtcattgggaaaaaaacaagtcgagaacccagtgagcatctcatcagaaactgagatgtcacgccatcaggaccaggagaacttgaaagcttcaagtccctgatggcctctaaagcatcttgatctgtgactacaagatcatttaaacgctcagcttgactgaccttgtcaatctcaacagactcatcttcagagcaatgagctgttgcttccgaactcagtggggttgaaaccACTAAGAGaatgatctccaagcatgtagCCAATCAGTCTcttacattgctaatggctgccccatcaacctcaaaaggcccaacagagtgtttcatttttctcttagagttcgcataagagaaaaaagccttcggattcgacctgacctcctgaaccaccttactctcagtttgtaactggtcatattcgattgaggccttaatcttaccctgaactacgtccaaatttttttttggagactacccacaatcaCTGGATTGGAAGTgttcttcagcctttttgctagtttccaactctttttgaacaaagtcttcctacattttgggatttttgtccgtgtaccacctttcggaacacattcagagattgctaaacaagagcaaacttcctgaaaaactgaaactaatttatcaatggctgcatctatggacgattcctgtttcagaattgaaaccaggtcaaggctgctttcgatcaacaggacagactattttctctgcaactgtcttttcctgctctatttcaagaggaggtactacttcaacctttacattggtcaaatcagtcgacttctcaactactgggtgagcctgttgttcaagcagcaccctggtttcattgacccaagcaactaaagcctctataataaagggcttatttactatggaaggatccttccctgttaagaccaagtccaaacattgtctagcctctttgctgacttttccaaaaataggtTCCATTatgaatgcagaggaactatctatgagtagcaaaatcaagagactaagaaaatgagaaaacatAAAGAAACTAgaaggctatgcaatcttgtcctgagatgcaGGACAacgaaacaaaaaaggaaagacctacttcacatcaaattAATATACAAATCttagatggagatagtaaacaagaagtaagggacagagaaaagcaaggaatcaacaacatatgtaaactaggaaaacaacacaaaaacacagaaataaactcaaccaACTGGTctaatacaaaatgaaatcaatacactaatgaacaataaattctaaccgtcaaggaccaatacaatcatactaaagaactacacataacgatttggaactagaaatactacactacaaatcagagagaaatgGAAATCGATTTCTGATAATTACAAGTAGGCTTCCTTAGGCACAAAAACTGTCAATGTTTTGGAgagacttgaattttccttccaCGCAGTGATCCCAGTACCTATCCCGGACACCCTGACACCGTACCAGCCATCCAAACTGAAGTGTCTCTACTGGCGTTTGATTACTTAAGGGCCGGGGGAACGGACAATTCAAAGCTGTTGTATTgactagggctctctagtaagACATTTTTACTAGAGAGCCTTAGTTTTGACAACACTTGTGTTTGTTATGGAAGTTTAGTCTTGGATTAGTGTTCAGAcgctgatccactggaatcagagcatacTGTTATTAGAATATAAATGTCCACCTTAATAAATTACTTAAAGTGCGTTAGTATGCCATaacaatataaagcatcttcgacgtttatttgcatccttatttgcatcgtgggctaactttttttcatctttatttgcCTCTTTAGCtccttttttatgcataattttaaGAACCTTAGTGATCAGGCAATTTTTTGAGGgtggggaaggattttcagaggGCACAAAGAGTGGCCCCAAATTTCCTTCCATCTTGTACAGTACATCCCCATGATtacttttgaattttatttttctattgCTGAATTTATAAACTAAGCAatctattttttatttgagcaatCTGATAATGAATCAACACATCAAAAACAGTTTCAAGTTGCGTTCTTCATATGATTTACTTACATATTAACTGAGAACATTCGATAATTAAACCAGTCCATTACCAGCCCCGATCATTCAGAATCCTTTAAACATACAcccaaaacatattttcaaaggaAGTGTTTTAACTTCTTCCTCTGACTTCAGAAGGGAAGCAAGCACTAATGCTTCTACCAGGTCCAGGATAAGGTGGGCaaaatcctttcaaaaaaagtggGACAAGTTCATGTTACATCGTTATGACATGCTAAATGTAATCCATATCGTattgcttcatttattcaatagTGTCAACTATGTTTGAGACTACTATTGTTCAAGGTTCCAAGCCTTTGTGAATGACCACTTAGGAATTAAAGATTACTTAAAAGTTGAACagcttgaagaagaaatgtttCCCATATTTCTTAATTGGTATTCTTATTCATGGTGCTTCGGATGCTTGTTAGTAgagcttgaaccgttaccggCAAAAAGTAAGGCATAACCTTTACCgttacttttcaaaaaaagcaacgcgttaccgttaccgatCCCGTTACATTTATAGAAAAAACGGCCTAAAAATGAGAAAACCGTTTTATGCAACCTTTTAGCGTTTAGGAAACATATACAAGGTTACAAGGGTAAAAGGAAACAAGGGTTCGAGGATAAAGTTTTGTTTGTTGGAGGAGGAAATCTTTATccatcatttatttttcttgtttgcgaaagaagaaagtaacgcTAACGGGAGGGCGAAAAAAACGTTCCGTTACTAATACAGTTACTTTTCCAGAAAGTAACGCGTTGCCCTTTGTGtgactcaaaaagtaacgcttTATTTTAGCCTTATTTGTAAGTAAGTTTCAACAATGCCCACAAGGCTTTTGAGGAGGTTTTCTTTTGTGGTTGGTGGTAGGTGatagggtcggagggatgaacCTTTCCCGGGCAGAGGAGCCGGCCctcacatttttcaatttattgcGAATAGACAGTGTCGTGTTCCGTATCAGATTGTTTCTTCGTCAGTTGGTGGGATTAAAAATGCTTTCTAAGATAATCTGTAGGTGTTATTAGCTTCTTAGAGTTTCCTGGGGAGAAATAATTGGGAGGAAAATCGAACCGGGACTAGTGCCATCCGGAAAACTGAACTAGCCACTACACCACTCTATATAATCAGGTTGAGTGCTTAATATTTAAAGAAAACTTAgttgcaatttcaaaaaaatatgtgtcaCTTCAAACATTCTGCGAAACCATATTGAACCAAATTCGCTCTAAGTTTCATCTAGTCTGTGAATTTAACTCATATGgttgtttgtgtgtttgtttgtttgtttgtttgtttgtttttgtttgtttgtttgttaggagtcagatggcagctctctcgctaGGCCTATtttctgaatgatgggtgtcccaattgagcgAAATTCCCGCTTTGCCgtcacaaccaacattaattattacctcaccctcgggaatgatcgcaggttcgcccatttaagctgttaaggtAGCAACTTGTGCTATAgtttaaatactgcaaagaagcttggactcagGTATGAATATATGTTCAATAGCTGCTGAGCTATTGAAAATTGCACGGCGTAGTTTTAGCCACCAACATGATGCCCTGATTGCAACTTGACAAAAAATTCTTAATTTCttaaaattttaaaaatgtttttgacctCATTCATAAACTTTGCCAGTGCCTCCGAGAGGCATCAAATGTGCTCACActcaagtgcaaaaaaaatcaagtataATTCACGCATTTATTGGAAGATTCACAAACAATTTTCTGGTGCGGCCTGATTGggatttgatttaaaaatggTATAGCACTTGATTAGGATGGTTCGGAGGTTCTTTTAAGTTGACCCCATTCGAAGTGTTCGTGTCATACAATTGATCCTGGTCGAAACTACCTCAAACTCTGAaccttttgttttgttttttacgAAATCAtatggcagctctctcgctcggcctacCGTGTgtcaattgagggatattctcGCTGCATTGTCACAACCCAATATTAAgtattacctcaccctcggaaaTGACCGcaagttcgcccatttaagttgttaaagcagcaactcataCTGTAATTTAgataccgcaaagaagcttggacttgacaagcctgggatcgagccaggattcgcaaattggaaggcggatgctctaccaatacgatACCCAGCAAGCCTAAACTCCGAACCTTAATAAAACTATAAACCAAATCTCCCATTTCCGGTGGACAAGCAGTCGGAATTTGGGGGTCGAAAATCAGTTAAGATCTTCATTTTCCAACGTTCCTCATGTGCTTCAACGTGGTCTGTTGGGATAGGTCGAGATGCAAACTTTATTGCTCTACCCAACTACCGAATCAAAGTTCTCCCTTGCTGGTTTCACCTTCAAATGTTCCATTCAATGCAACCATTACACATTATcctgaaaactgaaaaattcaaattagACTTAATATGGCTTGTACAATTGGGCTGAATCCTCTCGGATTGCTTAGAGGCTTTGACAGCCTTCACATTGACAAGGAACTGTGATTTTGTCTCGCCTTGTATGAAGAGAcactttaattcaaaacatatTATTTAGGGGTGGATTTTTAAAGTCTCCTTCTTGGTTTTAGAGAGTGTGTTCACGAAATTCGAGAGAGTAATTTCTTTCCCATGAACATTTACCTTTCAACAAAATTCTCACACTCAAATGAAGCATAAAAAGGATGACAGTTTCGATTTTTTATGATATTACCAATTTCACAGATTGATCACCATATTTGGTATTGTGAGTCTCGTACAGATCTGACAATGcttgaatatatttttcttgaagttGATCGATTTCTTCAGGAGTTGGATCTTCATTCTTGATTACGTCTATTGGTGAACCAACCACAACAGTCAATGGTTTCCTGAAGGGGACCAATCCCCAATTATATTGAAAAACACCTCGTCCGAAGAAAATTGGAGGGGAAAACCTCAACTTCCTTTCAAACCATTCCTGGAAAAAAGCCAGAGTTTAAATCGCCTGTCTGAACAAAGAATCACTTTGTATCAATcagtcaagtaaaatgaaatattgaaccTTGGAGAATTAAGGAAGACCTCCAAACGTTAACGTTAACAATTCATTGCGACGACTGAGACTATCTTGGAAATGTGATGGAGTAGAAGGAagtcaaaaaacatttgaaggcGAAATTTCGGGCGTTTTAATGACCATACGGTGGTCGTAGTTTATTGTTTGccacaacaaaaaaacacgATGCTTATTTCAAGACCAAGGAAAGGAAAGGAGAATAGTTTGATATTTGCGGCCTTAAACTCAAAGAAAGTCTCAAAACATctgaaaacacagaaatacGAGGCGTTTTCGAGTTGGCATCACCAATACCATGGGTTGCCAGTATCTCAAGCGAAATGGCTGCTTTCTTAAATCTTTGTTTCTTCGACGAAACCTGGGCCATTTGACTTGTAACGATGTAACTATATTTATATTTATGTAACTCAAGATTTGGAAATATAAATTCTACTGAAAGTGCAACAAACAAATTGAAGTTATTTCGTAATCAAACAGGAATTGTTCCTCTAGATTTGTTGATGTAGAAAAGCATCTtaaaaattttgaaagcatggtTAAAAATAATCTGGTGCCATTCGAAGCACCGCGTTGCAGAAAACGGCAAGTTTAAATGTTGAGTTTATTGAAATTGCCTCTCTGCTTGAACAGTGTGCCTAACTTGTCTTTTTTGATTCGAGACCGAAACGAGACCGAAACTGGGCAAGTCCggatccaagcccagccactcctccaagatcttttcagcctcgccatccattcttccttcttcccacctgagtggatggagtcagccatcatcttcatccataagaaggggcccaaggacattccaaacaaccatcagatcatcgccctggagaaccccttcttgaagatgatgtccaccctactagctgcccacTTCTCCGGACTGGCcaaggatagggatctccttcccaagttccaattcggtttccgtagaagccgctctaccacctaGGCAGCTACTCgcctctatgaaattgtgcattctaacatcagcaacaagaggagagtgtatggatgctttgtggatttctccaaagcatttgattggGTGGACCGAACGTGATCATTCCTCAAACTACAACTATGGGGAGTTCcacgttcaatctgtgtcatgctgtccaacatctatgcgggactcagataATCCATTCGgtctggtgaggacctatccccctgttATTTCAATTccgttggccttccgcagggggatccactatcgccaattctttttaatctttatgtatccgacctgcccgaatTTCttacacaccaaggcccctaCATCAACCGTTTTCCAGTACAATATctacaatatgcagacgacctggttctcttggctgattaagccatgaaattgcaaaatgccatcaatgcgcTCCATGgctattgccaagagaacggcctttaagtcaataacatcaagacgaaggccatggttttccttaaaggtcgtctgcctcccacctccttccacatcaatAATAGACccattgaaatcgtcaatagttttaactatgtcggtttcatcTTCTCCATCCAACCCTCATTCACctatcacctcaaatccacaataactaaggccagggccaggatcggatacatatgcaatagacttcccatgaagaatcttcccctcccaatagtccttcaactcttccggatctacgtcaccccaatttttctctacggcctacacctttggcttcctaactccgcccaatccccCCTCAAATCTGCCGATGTCACCTACACCAAtttcctcaagcgatacctctgcgtaccccaatatgccaacaatgcatggacacattttctagttgaaaccgagcccctcaccatcgtgctggcaaggttagtgtccaacagtgttgggaacctgacctttccggaggtgatgtccggacacagGTTATcaagttatcatttccggtcaaggacttgctaacaccttatcgtccttggcccgacatcccttcggagtattgacggtcacgcacctttgttcggctcccagccaaatgccataagtgacgggagttgacaaaagatctgtcgatctggcccatccactctattgcaataaccaagattttcatcacttacctctacctacctgtctttgtactatctgtaactcacctcttacctttttccatgtgcattgaaccaattctagtcatactcattgtgatatcactttctagtcaactattttattgcctttaccttcttgacatttttcttgttttatcaacaaacctctgtataatgtatatacatcagattttattttatgtttatttttacgccatgacatgaccaagagtcgcaataaaagattattattaatttgatTCTTAGATGTCAGGACTATGGAGTCGAATTGAAGCGCCCTCTCTGGTCGGATTCTTGCTATTTCCGTGATAAAACAAGTGCAAACAGCTTTTTCCAACCCTTGAAACAATACCAAATCAGACATTTGATTCCCCTTCCGTGTCAAACCTTGCGGAATGCCCTTAAACCTATAATACAAGGACTGCACAAGGCCAATATTGAaataagaaaagcaaagtcTTGCTCAATTTGATTCTTCAAGGATCAAACACGCTTTTGTTcacgttttctttttcagactAGATGGTACTTTTTTCATGGTACCTATATTAATCTGAAAGAGGCTGGAACCTTTGTCTGTATGAGGCATGACTCAAATCAAGGACATCTGATTATGGTATGGGTCATTGGTCAAAACAATTTCGCTAGAAATTGAGGAGCATGGATGGCCACATAAAATCATAATGTCCTGTTCGTTCAGGACCAAGCCACGCGTTCCTTTGTCCTTTTGTCAAGTTCAAAAGAAGCCTCACCTGAAAAGCACGAAGTTTGGATCCTTCTGGATTCGGGGCTTGCTCGTATACAAATTGTTCCCCAAATGTGAATGAAGGAACTAAAGGAGTGCCATGTTTGAGCGCCAATCGGACAAAGCCCCGACGTTTCTTGAGAACCAACTTGACTTCAGTGGGCGAGTAATTCAAAGCCTCTGAGGCGCCCCCAACAATCAATATGGCTGCTGTTCCCTTGGGCTGTCTGGAAAAAAGCCAtgcaaattttatcaaaatcaacatCACACGGCTGTTTCTAAGGTCTTTCACGTTAGAGCTACCTTAACACGGATTCAATTCCTTTCTTGGTGGACGCCACTGCTCCTGTGGCGGAAATGAGTTCACGGGATCCCGGTAACCAGAACTGTTCCTGCAGGGTGACTAGTCTCGGATATATGCCGGGAAAGACGTCTTGCACATTCAGGCAATCCGTGGCAAAGGCTCCAAAGATGCCAAAACAAAGAATACCATGCGGATGACTTCCAATAAGATAGGTTCGATTGGGATCCAGTTCGGCCGTTTTCACAAGTTTGATCGGAAAGAAGCGCACAAAATGAGGAAACATGAACCAGCTTCTCATGAAACTgtggaaaatatgaaatgaagagaaaaatcTCATCAGTCCCAAAAATTCTTGCAAGCATTGATATAAAAATGCATGACATGGTTCTTAATTTTCCGGTTAGCATTATGGTGTGCGTAAGGGTATATTCTAGTAGCGGTGGGACGACTCCGGACTCGAGCCCAAGTGGATTCGAGTcatttactcgattttggagaaattggccaaactcGAGTAATTTATAAAgggctcgagtccggactcgccccaaaaaattatattcattttacaaaaTTAGAAAATTACGGAAACCCTGAAACAAGGTATTAGCATCTAAAAAATTCGATATCAATATCTAACAACCCTACATTTACGGGACTaaatgacaatttcattttttttcttgcgcCCCTAAAGAGCTCGCAAGTTCGCTAAAATGGCGATATTTTGCGAATGAAGGGAGCTTTTTGCCATGCAATGATGCTTAAATTGTTGCAGATTTTGCAATTGTCCGGCATggtaattttcaataatattgATTGGCCGAAGAATCTTTGACCTTTCGATTCCCAGAGGATCATTCATGGTACATTTTGCCAATCAAACAAGCTGacaaattgaattaaatggcAAATTAGATATATGAGTGGTGCAGGTTGGTTCGGTGTcttgtttcatattttgcccGCGAATCCCAGGTCAACAATTTATTTTCTACTTTACTTCACAAGAAGAATACGGGTCCAACGCCATCAAACTTTTGTAGTGAGTTTGCCATCTTCAATTAAATTTTACATCTTATTCAAATCTTCACAATAAGCCCAAAAGCACACCGCAAAAATACAAGCGAATGAGAGATAGCTGCAAATAGTAAAGTGTGCCCTTATAAGTATATAACCTATTGTTTTATGAACTAAACGTGAATATTACACCTATTAGAGAACAAACTTGTCCCTCTTGGcgttctgatttcaaaaagagatcCTGGGAATTTAAATgtttattattttgtttatgCGCCTTTCAGTTTGGACCGAGTGTGCGCATTAGTCTAGATTTATTAAGTGTTATAATATGATATAGAGTAATGTGAAGTTTATCTAATCGAAGCACACGACTTAATGTTATGGGGAAGATCTAAAAGGTAAAGAATTGGTTGAATAAGAATATATAGTTCTTCAGGCAGAAATATGGATTTGAGTTAGGGTTTTGGAATAATATGAAAGGTGAACGTGGGTACAGGTTTAACATTTCCTTCAGCAAGGTTTCAATTCGTTTAAAGTAAAGAGGTTAACGTTAGCTCTATCTactaaaacatgaaaaaagccGCAGGGGCTTGTGAGTTCCTTTGGGCAAAAATCGCAGTGTAAGcaacattattttttcttcctgAAATGAATAACAAGATGgcttttaaacttttttcaatcacatATTGCCATctatttttgttggaaatcaGTCGATGTAAAACATGCAAAGTCTGATTAGAGGAACACGAGACATTCAAGAAATGgattcctttcaaaatttagTGATGGGTTTGGAACCGAAAAATCAGCTAATTAGCTTGAAGAGCCTCTGTTAGGGCTcccaattcaaacgaaaaacaGTACAGAAATGAAGGCCgaagatcaggaacgagtttgAAAGCAGCCCTGATTCCGAGACCCAGAAAAGCAGGATCACATGTTGCCACTTATTTAAGTGGTTTTGACTTAACTTGTGCGCCCTTTTTCGCTGATGACGGTAGCCCTAATTGCGGtctttgaagctaaaaaggtGACATTTGGTTCGAAACATATCACTAGTTCAAGTAGATTGCATCTCATTGATCTGTATACAAGGAGTGATAGTGAAGTTTTCCGGGTTTGCACTAAACCGATGGCTTGAGAAGGTTACAACAATTTGACTTTACTTTCACCAATTGTGTCAAAAGGCTCACAATGAGTTCGTTTCGAGTTGGCCTGAACGTTTATTGTTGCTTTCTACACAATTCCACAAAAATCCCTCGAGCAAGAGGTGCATTTGTTCGAAAAGGAGATCGTACATTCAAAATGtgataagaaaagaaatcttatgcaactcttttgaatgttttacGCAATTTAATcatattttggtttcaaatcagGCTGAATTCATTGATGGTTGTTAATTTTGTTAGTTAGTAAAAGGAGTTAGAAGCGCGGATCTACTTTTAACCAGCcccgaataaaaaaaaggtcttCCATCGAGGTGCTACGTTAAGGGGTCTAAAGCAATCTTGTCCCGAAAAATCTTTAGCAAAGTAattaaacaaagaaaatgcagGATCAGAAACAA
This genomic interval from Tigriopus californicus strain San Diego chromosome 6, Tcal_SD_v2.1, whole genome shotgun sequence contains the following:
- the LOC131881590 gene encoding 2-acylglycerol O-acyltransferase 2-like; this translates as MSSKVPLKKTDSNPLQEPFKLMGLEFAPLSLPWERRMQTLAVLTYVSLFLTFSLGTMFGLLYLLFFTSYKWIPLFYAAFVWFDIDTCNNGGRSWNFMRSWFMFPHFVRFFPIKLVKTAELDPNRTYLIGSHPHGILCFGIFGAFATDCLNVQDVFPGIYPRLVTLQEQFWLPGSRELISATGAVASTKKGIESVLRQPKGTAAILIVGGASEALNYSPTEVKLVLKKRRGFVRLALKHGTPLVPSFTFGEQFVYEQAPNPEGSKLRAFQEWFERKLRFSPPIFFGRGVFQYNWGLVPFRKPLTVVVGSPIDVIKNEDPTPEEIDQLQEKYIQALSDLYETHNTKYGDQSVKLVIS